TATATAATATCCTCCAGAGGAAGAAGCTTGCGGATATCCCTGGCCACTGATAATCCACCTACACCTGAGTCAAATACACCTATGGGTGCCCGCTGAGACAAAAAAATCACCTCTAGATATGATTGGTAAATGCTGTAATTCATTATACTCCGCTGCTTGCTTAGAAGCAAGGTTATCATTTTTTGTTTACATAAAAAACATCTATAAAGGATAGCAATATTATATTACAATCCAGCTACTTATAACAAAAAGTTATGCAAAACAAAAAGGGAAGTATATAAAGGTTGGCGAAGGGCTAATAATGTTGTTGAAAGGAAAGGGGGCAGTACCTTGGCCAAGCCAAGATTAACTCAGATGACAAAAGCTGCAGGGTGAGCAGCCAAGGTAGGACCAGAGGTCCTGTCGCAGGTTCTGCGACAAATACCACACAATACAGATCCAAACTTGCTGGTTGGATTGGATACTTCTGACGATGCAGCGGTCTACCGGCTAAACTCCGAGTTAGCCGTCATTCAGACGGTGGATTTTTTTACGCCAATGGTAGACGATCCCTATTTATTTGGTCAAATTGCAGCAGCAAATGCCTTAAGTGATGTTTATGCTATGGGTGGAAAACCCGTGTTAGCACTCAATATTGTATGTTTTCCCTCTTGTTTGCCTCCGGAGATACTGGGGGAGATATTAAGAGGAGGTGCTGAAAAGGTCTCCGAGGCAGAAGCCATTGTTGCCGGGGGTCACAGTGTACAGGACGATGAACCCAAGTATGGTCTTTCTGTTACCGGTGTTGTACACCCGGATAAAGTATACAGTAATGCCACAGCCTGTGCCGGAGATATTTTAATCTTAACTAAGTCGTTAGGCACAGG
This genomic interval from Desulforamulus reducens MI-1 contains the following:
- the selD gene encoding selenide, water dikinase SelD — protein: MAKPRLTQMTKAAGUAAKVGPEVLSQVLRQIPHNTDPNLLVGLDTSDDAAVYRLNSELAVIQTVDFFTPMVDDPYLFGQIAAANALSDVYAMGGKPVLALNIVCFPSCLPPEILGEILRGGAEKVSEAEAIVAGGHSVQDDEPKYGLSVTGVVHPDKVYSNATACAGDILILTKSLGTGIINTGIKADMVTKEIMDRAVDTMITLNKEAAFVMQEIGASACTDITGFGFLGHAAEMAKASGVSLRVFAEEVPVLPGTLELARMGIIPAGAYQNRKHLGDQVFIEEGVTREEVDIFFDPQTSGGLLIAVQPERSKELLKELHKHGVTDARVVGELSQPEDPLITIVRR